The Ascochyta rabiei chromosome 10, complete sequence genome has a window encoding:
- a CDS encoding Diphosphoinositol-polyphosphate diphosphatase: MAATQQLPMQSRTGRVNQRYGPQGERLVAGVVPLSTDKYYVLLIQSTRRGGWVLPKGGWELDEATAQDAAKREAWEEAGIICKISYDLGMIPEKRRADQLTATAPKASYHFFEAVVEKQETQWPEMHKRSRQWFTYTQAREALAPRPELLDALDRCTMHR; this comes from the exons ATGGCTGCCACCCAGCAGCTGCCCATGCAGTCGCGCACTGGTCGCGTGAACCAAC GGTACGGTCCCCAGGGCGAACGACTAGTCGCCGGTGTTGTTCCGCTCTCCACGGACAAGTACTATGTGCTCCTCATCCAGTCCACACGCCGTGGCGGCTGGGTTCTCCCAAAGGGCGGATGGGAGCTCGACGAAGCAACCGCTCAAGATGCCGCCAAACGTGAGGCCTGGGAGGAGGCCGGCATCATCTGCAAAATCAGCTACGACCTCGGCATGATCCCCGAGAAACGGAGGGCCGACCAGCTGACAGCCACCGCACCCAAAGCCTCGTATCACTTCTTCGAGGCCGTTGTTGAGAAACAGGAAACACAATGGCCAGAGATGCACAAGCGCTCAAGGCAGTGGTTCACCTACACCCAAGCACGCGAGGCTCTGGCGCCAAGGCCCGAGTTGCTGGACGCACTCGACAGGTGTACAATGCATCGGTAG
- a CDS encoding Arginyltransferase has translation MALSYVQPFGYSSESCGYCKDVSSGQRRPNSRASYYFSSKSLSVDVYQSLVDRGWRRSGTIFYKPDVLRHCCPHYTIRLPAAELKPSKDQRRTVNKWNDFVLGEDYKKGAAKLHPVSKEEKARLKNAFDLLLEVHKADLDNVKQPPEPAHRFEVTLEPADFTTEKFELFRDYQSHVHKEKPNEISQSGFKRFLCTSPLQRVARQIDGKSQKLGSYHQCYRLDGRLIAMGVLDLLPHCVSGVYMLYHSDYEKWQFGKLSALREAALAIEGGYQYYYMGYYIHTCTKMRYKGDYKPQYVLDPESYEWNPLDGELKSLLDHKRYVSMSRERQKTDSVNSTKVEGDDTAQIDEVDLSDYLLPKAAEAGDAVQGGMSLFELKVPGVMTEDELLSTLDLGSTPIRVRGRLAEARHLVSWDYGGIRQPHSIKGIIGELVACLGPEAASQVVVDLG, from the exons ATGGCCCTTTCGTACGTGCAGCCCTTCG GCTACAGTAGCGAGTCCTGCGGGTACTGCAAAGATGTATCGAGTGGTCAGAGAAGGCCCAATTCTC GAGCCAGCTATTACTTTTCGTCAAAAAGCCTGTCAGTAGACGTATATCAAAGCTTGGTTGATCGCGGATGGAGACGGTCAGGCACGATCTTCTACAAGCCTGACGTCCTGCGTCACTGTTGTCCCCACTACACGATCCG ACTGCCTGCAGCCGAGTTGAAGCCATCGAAAGACCAGCGCCGCACAGTCAACAAATGGAACGATTTCGTATTGGGTGAAGACTACAAGAAGGGAGCTGCAAAACTTCACCCTGTGTCGAAAGA AGAAAAGGCGCGCCTCAAGAACGCATTTGACCTTCTCCTAGAAGTCCATAAAGCTGATCTCGACAATGTCAAGCAGCCACCAGAGCCTGCACACCGATTCGAGGTGACGCTTGAGCCGGCCGACTTCACTACCGAGAAGTTCGAATTGTTTCGCGACTACCAGTCGCATGTCCACAAAGAAAAGCCGAATGAAATATCGCAGTCAGGCTTCAAACGCTTCCTATGTACCTCGCCGCTGCAACGCGTCGCTCGACAGATCGATGGGAAGTCTCAGAAACTTGGCTCCTACCATCAATGCTATCGTTTAGATGGTCGACTGATTGCTATGGGTGTGCTTGATTTGCTGCCCCACTGTGTCAGTGGTGTGTACATGCTATATCACTCCGACTACGAGAAGTGGCAGTTTGGTAAGTTGAGTGCGTTGAGAGAGGCTGCTCTAGCAATTGAAGGTGGCTATCAGTATTATTACATGGGCTACTACATTCATACCTGTACGAAAATGCGTTACAAGGGTGACTACAAGCCTCAGTACGTCCTGGACCCAGAATCATACGAGTGGAATCCCTTGGATGGCGAGTTGAAAAGCTTGTTGGATCACAAAAGATACGTTTCCATGTCAAGGGAGCGTCAGAAGACAGACTCGGTGAATTCTACCAAGGTCGAGGGCGATGACACGGCTCAAATCGACGAGGTCGACCTCTCAGATTATCTTCTGCCCAAAGCCGCCGAAGCTGGCGATGCAGTACAGGGTGGCATGTCACTGTTTGAATTGAAGGTTCCTGGGGTTATGACAGAAGATGAGTTGTTAAGTACTTTGGATCTTGGATCAACGCCAATCCGAGTGAGAGGTCGCCTGGCCGAAGCTCGA CATCTCGTTTCATGGGACTATGGAGGTATACGTCAGCCGCACTCGATCAAGGGCATCATTGGCGAGCTAGTAGCATGTTTGGGGCCTGAAGCCGCGTCACAGGTCGTGGTGGATCTGGGTTGA